In the Caballeronia sp. NK8 genome, CTGCGCGCGTTGCGCTTCGAGCAGGATCGCGGCGGCGAGCGCGATTTCCTCCGCGCGCGGCGAGAAGGCCTCGACGATCGGCCTGATCTGGTCCGGATGGATGCTCCACATGCGCGTGTAGCCGAATTCGTTGCGGGCGCGCGCGGCATCGTTCGCGACGATGCTCATGTCGCGCACTTCCGTCGACACATTGTGCGACGGCACCTTGCCGTGCGCGTGACACGCAGCCGCGATCTCGAGCTTCGCGCGCCGCACGAGCGGGTGCTCGAACTGGCCGGGCGAGCGCATCGCGGTATCGGGAATCGCGCCGTTGTGCGCCGAGACGAAATCCATCAGGCCGAAACTCAGCGATTCGACACCGGGCAGCGCGGCGAGTTCGAACGCTTCCGCGAGCGCGCCGTGCGTCTCGATCAGCAGATGACAGGGAACGGGCTTCTGAATGCCGAACTCACAGCGCGAGGCTTCGATGAAAGCCACCATCTCGGCGGCATCGAAGACGCTGCGGATCTTCGGCAGCATGATGAAGGCGGGCGCCTGCTTCGCGTGGCGCAGGATGATGCGCACGTCGTCGCGCCACGCGCGATGATGAAAGTCGTGGATACGCACGCCGACTCGCCCGAAACGGTC is a window encoding:
- a CDS encoding CoA ester lyase, which codes for MRALTPAEVLFDGEPQPAVLPPCDHYAGSEKLMKKSLALQAQLGPVFDITLDCEDGAQVGHEVEHAELVASFVGGDEDRFGRVGVRIHDFHHRAWRDDVRIILRHAKQAPAFIMLPKIRSVFDAAEMVAFIEASRCEFGIQKPVPCHLLIETHGALAEAFELAALPGVESLSFGLMDFVSAHNGAIPDTAMRSPGQFEHPLVRRAKLEIAAACHAHGKVPSHNVSTEVRDMSIVANDAARARNEFGYTRMWSIHPDQIRPIVEAFSPRAEEIALAAAILLEAQRAQWGPTRHGDTLHDRASYRYYWSVLRRARATGQTMPDDCAPLFAAPASEA